A single genomic interval of Chryseobacterium paludis harbors:
- a CDS encoding HIT family protein has protein sequence MTDCIFCKIINSELPASLIYEDDHVIAFMDIQPVNPGHILVVPKIHKELIAELDEDLTSRLFNVGAKINLAIRKSNVKSEGINYFLADGEVAGQEVFHTHLHIIPRFQNDGFGLKFHETYYELPKREELDEICGNIKQLME, from the coding sequence ATGACCGATTGTATTTTTTGTAAAATAATAAATAGTGAACTACCGGCAAGTCTCATTTATGAAGATGATCATGTCATTGCCTTCATGGATATACAACCTGTAAATCCAGGACATATATTGGTAGTACCTAAAATTCACAAAGAACTTATCGCGGAGCTGGATGAGGATCTGACTTCCAGACTGTTTAATGTAGGGGCTAAAATTAATCTGGCGATCAGAAAATCAAATGTAAAATCTGAAGGTATTAATTATTTCCTGGCCGATGGGGAAGTGGCTGGCCAGGAGGTCTTCCATACGCACTTACATATTATTCCAAGGTTTCAAAATGATGGTTTTGGGCTGAAATTTCACGAAACTTATTACGAACTTCCAAAGCGGGAAGAGCTGGATGAGATTTGTGGGAACATTAAACAGTTAATGGAATAG